A DNA window from Pyrus communis chromosome 3, drPyrComm1.1, whole genome shotgun sequence contains the following coding sequences:
- the LOC137729310 gene encoding protein NONRESPONDING TO OXYLIPINS 2, mitochondrial-like isoform X1: MASFCRSALMAGSRSIARSRALSQTSLNSLNPAAMASPFASATRTIPCATRFVSVLGCMESMMPLHSAIASARLTSNIAVDSTCWSSLSLGLASPL, encoded by the exons ATGGCTTCCTTCTGCAGATCAGCTCTAATGGCGGGCTCAAGGTCCATAGCTCGCTCAAGAGCTCTAAGCCAAACCTCCCTGAACTCCCTAAACCCTGCAGCCATGGCATCCCCGTTTGCTTCCGCCACCAGAACAATTCCTTGCGCTACAAG ATTCGTTTCGGTATTGGGATGCATGGAGTCAATGATGCCGCTTCACAGTGCCATTGCTTCTGCTCGGCTTACATCCAACATTGCCGTCGATTCCACCTGCTGGAGCTCCCTTTCTCTTG GTCTTGCATCACCGTTGTGA
- the LOC137729310 gene encoding protein NONRESPONDING TO OXYLIPINS 2, mitochondrial-like isoform X2, with product MASFCRSALMAGSRSIARSRALSQTSLNSLNPAAMASPFASATRTIPCATRFVSVLGCMESMMPLHSAIASARLTSNIAVDSTCWSSLSLGLLDRS from the exons ATGGCTTCCTTCTGCAGATCAGCTCTAATGGCGGGCTCAAGGTCCATAGCTCGCTCAAGAGCTCTAAGCCAAACCTCCCTGAACTCCCTAAACCCTGCAGCCATGGCATCCCCGTTTGCTTCCGCCACCAGAACAATTCCTTGCGCTACAAG ATTCGTTTCGGTATTGGGATGCATGGAGTCAATGATGCCGCTTCACAGTGCCATTGCTTCTGCTCGGCTTACATCCAACATTGCCGTCGATTCCACCTGCTGGAGCTCCCTTTCTCTTG
- the LOC137729310 gene encoding protein NONRESPONDING TO OXYLIPINS 2, mitochondrial-like isoform X3 codes for MASFCRSALMAGSRSIARSRALSQTSLNSLNPAAMASPFASATRTIPCATRFVSVLGCMESMMPLHSAIASARLTSNIAVDSTCWSSLSLEAAVPR; via the exons ATGGCTTCCTTCTGCAGATCAGCTCTAATGGCGGGCTCAAGGTCCATAGCTCGCTCAAGAGCTCTAAGCCAAACCTCCCTGAACTCCCTAAACCCTGCAGCCATGGCATCCCCGTTTGCTTCCGCCACCAGAACAATTCCTTGCGCTACAAG ATTCGTTTCGGTATTGGGATGCATGGAGTCAATGATGCCGCTTCACAGTGCCATTGCTTCTGCTCGGCTTACATCCAACATTGCCGTCGATTCCACCTGCTGGAGCTCCCTTTCTCTTG
- the LOC137729004 gene encoding uncharacterized protein: protein MLRRKIRLTKEYLYRKSLEGKQRLLYEKKRKIKEALEEGKPIPTELRNEEAALRQEIDLEDENTAVPRSHIDDEYANATQRDPKILLTTSRDPSAPLIQFAKELKLVFPNAQQMNRGGQVISEIIETCRSHEFTDVVLVHEHRGVPDGLIISHLPFGPTAYFQLLNVVTRHDIKDKKAMGTMPQVYPHVILDNFTTKLGERAANILKHLFPVPKPDTKRIITFANRADYISFRHHTYEKPGGPKSIELKEIGPRFELRLFKIRLGTMDQDEAQNEWVIRPYMNTAKKQKYMGD from the exons ATGCTGCGCCGAAAAATTAGGTTGACGAAGGAGTACTTGTACAGAAAGAGCTTGGAAGGCAAACAACGCTTGCTCTATGAGAAGAAGCGCAAGATCAAAGAAGCTCTAgaag AGGGGAAACCGATACCCACCGAGCTTCGGAATGAGGAGGCTGCTCTTCGTCAAGAGATCGATTTAGAGGACGAAAACACTGCCG TCCCGAGGTCACATATAGATGACGAGTATGCAAACGCAACTCAGAGAGATCCGAAAATTTTGCTGACTACTTCCCGGGATCCGAGTGCTCCTCTTATACAATTTGCTAAG GAACTGAAACTCGTTTTTCCCAATGCGCAACAAATGAATCGTGGTGGTCAG gttatttctgaaattattgAAACATGCCGTTCACACGAATTTACGGATGTTGTGCTGGTTCATGAACATCGTGGTGTACCAGATGGTTTGATTATAAGCCACCTTCCTTTTGGTCCAACAGCGTATTTTCAACTACTCAATGTG GTCACAAGACATGACATCAAAGACAAGAAGGCCATGGGAACGATGCCTCAGGTTTATCCACACGTGATACTTGACAATTTCACGACCAAG TTGGGTGAGAGGGCAGCAAATATTTTAAAGCATCTCTTTCCAGTGCCAAAGCCGGATACAAAACGCATAATCACTTTTGCCAATCGCGCTGACTACATTTCATTCAG GCACCATACTTATGAGAAGCCTGGAGGTCCTAAATCTATTGAGCTGAAGGAGATCGGTCCTCGGTTTGAATTGAGGCTTTTTAAG ATAAGGTTAGGAACAATGGATCAGGATGAAGCCCAGAATGAATGGGTCATCAGACCATATATGAACACAGCCAAGAAACAGAAGTATATGGGGGATTGA